A region from the Methylocella sp. genome encodes:
- a CDS encoding phage portal protein: protein MSLVSRIRQAFAPKEKSVGAALPAMGYLPTLGATPSTTGLNISQGTAMAVSTVYACVTIRSQDTARCTPRLFTRRSDGSRAENTTHPLCKVFRRPNRVQTWFEFMEQMNAAYLLRGNAYAAIKRDGRGVVSELIPINPDAVLVLEGFDGQIFYNVNRLGLWQIAMLREFPSSIASEDIFHLRGLSLNALMALSTIGIARDSIGVAMGLEQQTARQMANGARPSMVLEAPHKLSEDTGKRLSQQFRDAFAGIQNVGGVPVLEQGIKANQLQLTSVDMEFMAQRAYQVQDIARFYRIPPHKLGTDQLRGVNIVQMDQDYVNNTVMPDLHRWEQKFDQVFGLSDEGLEIDMDETVLLRADITTRYNSARVGMLTGFLSPNEVRAGENLPPVEGGDEVYRPLNMAALGSDATGTAPDGAGHPTAAEGDAPAADNVPTHISNDNAMTNGAPPPLNDGS, encoded by the coding sequence ATGAGCCTCGTCTCCCGCATCCGCCAGGCCTTCGCGCCAAAGGAGAAAAGCGTCGGCGCCGCGCTCCCGGCGATGGGATATCTGCCGACGCTGGGCGCGACGCCGTCGACGACGGGGCTGAACATCAGCCAGGGCACGGCGATGGCGGTCTCTACCGTCTACGCCTGCGTCACCATCCGCTCGCAGGATACCGCCCGCTGCACGCCGCGCCTGTTCACGCGTCGGTCCGACGGCTCTCGCGCGGAGAACACCACGCATCCGCTATGCAAGGTCTTTCGCCGGCCCAACCGGGTCCAGACCTGGTTCGAGTTTATGGAGCAAATGAACGCCGCCTATCTTCTGCGCGGCAATGCCTATGCGGCCATCAAGCGCGACGGGCGCGGCGTTGTCTCCGAGCTCATTCCGATCAATCCGGACGCCGTTTTGGTCCTTGAGGGCTTCGACGGCCAGATCTTCTACAACGTCAATCGGCTCGGTCTGTGGCAGATCGCCATGCTGCGCGAGTTTCCGTCCTCGATCGCCTCGGAGGATATTTTTCATCTGCGCGGCCTGAGCTTGAACGCGCTCATGGCGCTTTCGACGATCGGCATCGCGCGCGATTCCATCGGCGTCGCCATGGGCCTCGAGCAGCAAACGGCGCGGCAAATGGCCAATGGCGCCCGGCCTAGCATGGTGCTCGAGGCTCCTCATAAACTGTCCGAGGACACCGGGAAGCGTCTCAGTCAGCAGTTCCGCGACGCCTTCGCCGGCATTCAAAACGTCGGCGGCGTGCCGGTGCTCGAACAAGGCATCAAGGCAAACCAATTGCAGCTCACCTCGGTCGACATGGAGTTCATGGCCCAGCGCGCCTACCAGGTGCAAGACATCGCCCGCTTTTACCGCATCCCGCCGCATAAGCTCGGCACGGATCAGCTGCGCGGCGTCAACATCGTCCAGATGGATCAGGATTACGTCAACAATACTGTCATGCCTGATTTGCATCGCTGGGAGCAAAAGTTTGATCAGGTCTTCGGCCTCTCTGACGAGGGCCTTGAGATCGACATGGACGAAACCGTGTTGCTCCGCGCCGACATCACGACCCGTTACAATTCGGCCCGCGTCGGCATGCTGACCGGCTTCCTTTCGCCAAACGAAGTGCGCGCCGGCGAGAATCTTCCGCCAGTCGAAGGCGGCGACGAGGTATATCGCCCGCTTAACATGGCCGCGCTGGGCAGCGACGCCACCGGTACGGCGCCGGACGGGGCGGGGCATCCGACCGCGGCCGAAGGCGATGCGCCAGCGGCTGACAATGTGCCGACCCATATCTCAAACGATAACGCAATGACAAACGGCGCGCCGCCGCCACTGAATGACGGTTCATAA
- a CDS encoding ATP-binding protein, translating to MINGESRLQRQQEVLAEFGELALRSDNLDEILTEACRLVGEALDTDLAKVMEMQEDGVTLLVRAGVGWKSYVVGKITVTAVRGSSEGYALQTGLPVMSDDIDQETRFKYADFIKDNGVKAIVSVIILGADGKSPYGILQVDSRTPRNFNEQDTKFLRGYANLLAAAVDRLRVAGEMRDAQAALRESEAALRELNETLEKQVTERTRERDQIWRVSPDLFVLCGLDGCCRSVNPAWTESLGYPREDLIGARFEHLVHPEQLTALRGAFERLVQGTVVHDLDVQMRARDGSYNWRSWTCIPEDGEFYAAGRDIDDRKQLEEQLRQSQKMEAVGQLTGGLAHDFNNLLTGITGSLELLGTRVRQGRLKDVDRYIGAAQGAATRAAALTHRLLVFSRQQTLAPIATDVNRLVAGMEEMVRRTVGPAIEIEVVGAAELWTALVDPNQLENALLNLCINARDAMPDGGRITIATANNRLDERKARARDLPPGDYLSLCVIDTGTGMPPEVIARAFDPFYTTKPLGQGTGLGLSMIYGFARQSGGQIRIQSEVGAGTTICLYLPRHDGEEAKVQSPAGLDDVVSRAEHGEAVLVVDDEPTVRMLVAEVLEDLGYIAIEAADGAAGLRILQSDVRIDLLVTDVGLPGALNGRQVADAARQVRPELKVLFITGYADSAVFSRENLKPGMSILIKPFPMEVLASRIKEMINA from the coding sequence TTGATCAACGGTGAAAGTCGGCTTCAAAGGCAACAGGAGGTACTAGCCGAGTTCGGCGAGTTGGCCCTGCGCTCGGACAACTTGGATGAAATCCTTACCGAAGCTTGCCGCCTGGTAGGCGAGGCCCTGGATACGGACTTGGCGAAGGTCATGGAGATGCAGGAGGACGGCGTCACGCTCCTGGTTCGGGCTGGCGTGGGGTGGAAGTCCTATGTCGTAGGTAAAATAACAGTCACGGCCGTGAGGGGCTCGTCCGAGGGTTATGCCCTACAGACCGGCCTGCCAGTGATGTCGGACGACATTGACCAAGAAACAAGGTTCAAATACGCGGACTTCATTAAAGACAACGGCGTAAAGGCGATCGTCAGCGTCATCATATTAGGCGCGGACGGCAAGTCTCCTTACGGCATATTACAGGTCGACAGCCGAACCCCCCGAAACTTTAATGAACAAGACACCAAGTTTCTCCGCGGCTATGCAAATTTGCTTGCAGCGGCGGTGGACCGCCTCCGCGTCGCTGGTGAGATGCGCGACGCGCAAGCGGCTTTGCGAGAGAGCGAGGCCGCTTTGCGCGAATTGAATGAGACGCTGGAGAAGCAGGTCACGGAACGTACGCGCGAGCGGGATCAGATTTGGCGGGTCAGCCCAGACCTTTTCGTATTGTGCGGTCTTGATGGGTGTTGCCGTAGCGTTAATCCAGCCTGGACTGAATCGCTGGGATACCCTCGCGAGGACCTCATCGGCGCGCGCTTTGAGCACTTGGTTCATCCGGAACAGCTAACCGCCCTGCGCGGCGCATTCGAGCGGCTGGTTCAAGGCACAGTGGTGCACGACCTTGACGTTCAGATGCGAGCTCGTGACGGCTCATATAATTGGCGCAGCTGGACCTGCATACCCGAAGATGGCGAGTTCTATGCGGCCGGGCGTGATATCGATGATCGTAAGCAGCTTGAGGAACAGCTGCGTCAGTCGCAGAAAATGGAAGCAGTGGGGCAGCTGACGGGTGGCCTTGCGCACGATTTCAACAACCTTCTGACCGGCATCACAGGTAGCCTGGAACTGCTAGGAACCCGTGTCAGACAGGGGCGCCTCAAAGATGTCGACCGCTACATCGGCGCGGCGCAGGGAGCCGCTACACGGGCGGCGGCACTGACCCACCGGCTACTGGTGTTCTCGCGCCAGCAGACGCTCGCCCCGATCGCAACCGACGTCAACCGACTTGTAGCGGGGATGGAGGAGATGGTCCGGCGCACGGTCGGACCCGCGATCGAAATCGAGGTCGTGGGCGCGGCTGAATTATGGACCGCCTTGGTGGATCCCAACCAACTTGAGAATGCGCTGCTGAATCTGTGTATCAACGCACGCGATGCCATGCCTGACGGCGGCCGAATTACCATCGCGACGGCCAACAACCGCCTGGATGAGCGGAAGGCCCGCGCGCGTGACCTGCCCCCTGGCGACTACCTGTCCCTTTGCGTCATCGATACCGGCACCGGCATGCCGCCCGAGGTGATTGCCCGCGCCTTCGACCCCTTCTACACCACCAAGCCGCTCGGACAAGGCACCGGCCTTGGCCTCTCCATGATCTACGGCTTTGCGCGGCAATCTGGCGGGCAGATTCGCATCCAATCCGAGGTAGGAGCGGGCACGACGATCTGCCTCTACCTGCCGCGGCACGATGGTGAGGAAGCGAAGGTGCAAAGTCCAGCAGGGCTCGATGATGTCGTCTCCCGTGCCGAACATGGCGAGGCGGTACTTGTCGTAGACGACGAGCCGACCGTGCGGATGCTGGTGGCCGAAGTGCTTGAGGATCTGGGCTACATCGCGATCGAGGCGGCCGATGGCGCTGCTGGGCTGAGAATACTGCAATCCGACGTAAGGATCGACTTGCTCGTGACCGATGTTGGCTTACCTGGCGCCTTAAACGGGCGGCAAGTGGCCGATGCAGCGCGCCAGGTCAGGCCCGAGCTGAAGGTGCTTTTCATTACCGGTTACGCCGACAGTGCGGTGTTCAGCCGCGAGAACTTGAAGCCCGGCATGTCTATCCTGATCAAGCCGTTTCCAATGGAAGTGTTGGCTAGCCGGATCAAGGAGATGATCAACGCCTAA
- a CDS encoding phage major capsid protein, translating into MSIHELRARRATVYDEFKALAEKPDFKILVDQPKFEKLQGEIKELDASIERLKTSQELSAQTALPVAGQDERRVPAAVKDDPWTDDAAAERKGFGSSKGLILGGLAKMIGAAGGNPYHARQIAQDLYGERHLVTKALVAGIGSSGGFIVPPEYVNEIIELLRPIAVVRASNPRVLPMPRGTMTLPSQTSASVATYGSEHSPIGTTQPGLGQIVATYKKLRALIPVSNDLMRFADPAADAFVRDDLVKVCALREDLAFLVGDGTQDSPRGFLSFANQWAAVNGGSVGVFLSTAPSTAAVGGNFITSNENFTFATAASELGGLVNKLDTANVSDMRRMWFMHPRSFNYLNNVQNSLGEYIYREELSEGKLLNYPFKKSTQIPINIQDATGANKDCSFVMLVEMTDAMILDSMTLELAVSREGTYVDMAGVTQSAFSNDETLIRGIMEHDFQMRHPASIAIAQFVRWFPAIQ; encoded by the coding sequence ATGTCTATACATGAGCTGCGCGCGAGGCGCGCCACAGTCTATGATGAGTTCAAGGCGCTCGCCGAAAAGCCTGACTTTAAAATCCTGGTCGATCAGCCGAAGTTCGAAAAACTTCAAGGCGAGATCAAAGAGCTCGACGCCTCGATTGAGCGCCTGAAAACCTCTCAGGAGCTGAGCGCCCAAACCGCGCTTCCGGTCGCTGGCCAGGACGAGCGACGCGTGCCCGCCGCCGTCAAAGACGATCCCTGGACCGATGACGCCGCGGCCGAGCGTAAGGGATTTGGCTCGTCCAAGGGCCTTATCCTCGGCGGCTTGGCGAAGATGATCGGCGCCGCCGGCGGCAACCCTTATCACGCTCGCCAGATCGCCCAGGATCTTTACGGCGAACGTCATCTCGTCACCAAGGCTCTCGTGGCCGGCATCGGCAGCTCCGGCGGCTTCATTGTGCCGCCGGAATATGTCAACGAGATCATCGAACTCCTGCGCCCGATCGCTGTAGTTCGCGCCTCCAACCCGCGCGTGCTGCCCATGCCCCGCGGCACGATGACTCTGCCATCGCAGACCAGCGCATCGGTCGCCACCTACGGGTCCGAGCATTCGCCGATCGGCACGACGCAACCTGGCCTCGGCCAGATCGTCGCGACTTATAAGAAGCTCCGCGCCCTCATCCCCGTCTCCAACGACCTGATGCGCTTTGCCGATCCCGCGGCCGACGCCTTTGTCCGCGACGATCTCGTCAAGGTCTGTGCCCTGCGCGAAGATCTGGCCTTCCTGGTCGGCGACGGCACGCAGGATTCGCCGCGCGGCTTCCTGAGCTTCGCCAACCAGTGGGCGGCGGTCAACGGCGGCTCCGTCGGCGTGTTTCTTTCGACGGCGCCTTCGACGGCCGCTGTCGGTGGCAACTTCATCACCTCAAATGAAAATTTCACCTTCGCTACGGCTGCTTCCGAGCTCGGCGGCCTCGTCAACAAGCTCGACACCGCCAACGTCTCCGACATGCGCCGCATGTGGTTCATGCATCCGCGATCGTTCAACTATCTGAACAACGTGCAGAACTCGCTCGGCGAATACATCTACCGCGAGGAACTGTCCGAAGGGAAACTTCTAAATTACCCCTTCAAAAAGTCGACGCAGATTCCGATCAACATCCAGGACGCGACGGGCGCCAATAAGGACTGCTCCTTCGTCATGCTGGTCGAGATGACCGACGCCATGATCCTCGACTCCATGACCCTGGAGCTCGCTGTGTCTCGCGAGGGCACATACGTCGATATGGCCGGCGTCACGCAAAGCGCATTCTCGAACGATGAGACCCTGATCCGCGGCATCATGGAGCATGATTTCCAGATGCGTCACCCGGCCTCGATCGCCATCGCACAATTCGTCCGCTGGTTCCCGGCGATCCAGTAA
- a CDS encoding DUF2460 domain-containing protein, with translation MLGGQGWSVHKRPSWSTRIASHVSGREVRAPYYVNPLYEFELTYDGLDSDGQFPGVTPNSLQSLMGLYNHVQGQFGTFLYTDPTDNAAANQQIAIPDGVSDSFTFMRNLGPSTGAVSWVTRVSNVFLNGIQQPSIWSLQDPNTTGTLSPVQKFAEDGSANQHVAEQAVPGVPVGTSFTFTVYAKAAEESQIVLFIGDTVTGVDCNFDLKAGTSLGPSPGNLVPISQSITPIGGGWFRLSITSKPALNVELTLALFLDGALAIAGTSGGGVYIFGSNVAVGNETPNFLPAWVSVANGTLTSPNVANPSSWILLQPNQLVFTLGPPIKIPTASNFVAEDGSNGQHLAQTAVSAPLPVGTEVTFFFYAAPAQRTSFVMFVSDSVVGFQAVYNMATGQVQPGTTSSNVMSTSMVPAGNGFFLCSMTFLTTSGLGVQGDIALLEAPNGITSYQGVPGAGAFFTQIEFTLGSAAPANFGIGPSQVIGATLVGGAQPSPAPSGIVADFTYAFQCRFTDDQEDFENFMSGLWKVSSLKFRSVKP, from the coding sequence GTGCTCGGCGGCCAAGGATGGTCCGTTCATAAACGGCCGTCCTGGAGCACGCGCATCGCCAGTCACGTTTCGGGCCGCGAAGTTCGCGCGCCCTATTATGTGAATCCGCTGTACGAGTTCGAGCTTACTTACGACGGGCTGGATTCAGACGGACAATTCCCCGGCGTCACGCCAAACAGCCTGCAGAGCCTCATGGGCCTCTATAACCATGTCCAGGGGCAGTTCGGCACCTTCCTCTACACCGACCCGACCGACAATGCCGCCGCCAATCAGCAAATAGCCATTCCGGACGGGGTGTCCGACTCGTTCACGTTCATGCGCAACCTCGGGCCGTCGACGGGCGCGGTGAGCTGGGTGACGCGGGTCTCAAACGTCTTCTTGAACGGGATACAGCAACCGTCGATCTGGTCCTTGCAAGATCCGAACACGACCGGGACTCTGAGTCCTGTGCAAAAATTCGCGGAGGATGGATCGGCTAACCAGCACGTCGCGGAGCAAGCAGTCCCGGGAGTTCCGGTCGGAACTTCATTCACTTTCACAGTATATGCGAAGGCGGCAGAGGAAAGCCAGATTGTCCTTTTTATTGGGGATACAGTAACGGGAGTCGACTGTAACTTTGATTTGAAAGCGGGGACATCACTAGGTCCTTCTCCTGGTAACCTGGTTCCAATCTCGCAATCTATAACGCCGATTGGCGGAGGATGGTTTAGGTTATCAATCACCTCTAAACCAGCTTTAAACGTAGAGCTTACCCTCGCTCTTTTTTTAGATGGGGCTCTTGCGATTGCCGGAACATCTGGAGGCGGAGTTTATATTTTCGGATCGAACGTGGCGGTCGGAAACGAAACTCCCAACTTCCTTCCTGCTTGGGTATCAGTGGCAAATGGAACTCTAACATCACCAAATGTGGCCAATCCTTCGTCATGGATTCTCTTACAGCCTAACCAACTTGTCTTCACGCTAGGCCCCCCTATCAAGATTCCAACAGCCTCCAACTTCGTTGCAGAGGATGGGTCTAACGGCCAGCATCTTGCGCAAACGGCGGTTTCTGCTCCCCTGCCTGTTGGAACTGAAGTGACGTTCTTTTTTTATGCCGCTCCGGCACAAAGAACTTCTTTCGTAATGTTTGTATCGGACAGCGTCGTAGGGTTTCAGGCTGTGTACAACATGGCGACTGGACAAGTTCAACCTGGAACGACATCAAGCAACGTTATGTCGACTTCAATGGTTCCCGCCGGCAACGGGTTTTTTCTTTGCTCAATGACTTTTCTTACGACATCAGGTCTAGGAGTCCAGGGAGATATTGCTCTTTTAGAAGCTCCAAACGGAATCACTTCATATCAAGGAGTTCCAGGCGCCGGAGCGTTCTTTACGCAAATAGAATTCACATTGGGTAGCGCTGCCCCCGCCAATTTTGGGATAGGCCCTTCTCAAGTTATCGGCGCGACTCTAGTTGGAGGCGCGCAGCCCTCTCCAGCCCCGTCTGGCATCGTTGCAGACTTCACTTACGCCTTCCAGTGCAGATTCACCGACGATCAGGAGGACTTTGAGAACTTCATGTCCGGCCTGTGGAAGGTCAGTTCATTGAAATTCCGGAGCGTCAAACCTTGA
- a CDS encoding DUF2163 domain-containing protein, translating into MKAATPQLIEFLNAVRASKDGLVLMADCFLITTMAGLTLAYTNIEVPVVINGLVYVANSVLVNGLKYKSEVGLSVDEQQITIEALPTETVGGIPLMQAIQNGLFDGAEVVRQRAFLNSFALIDAANPIGSVILFKGRVGAVDSIGRTTAQITVNSDLVLLDVDMPRNLYSPNCQHALFDSGCTLLKANFTTNGSVGAGSTFSVINWSGALPAFAQGSIVFLSGPNTGTTANVKSATNTQLALSFPLLNQPTAGDTFQVSQGCDHSFSTCQNKFNNLVNFRGFPFVPPPSFAL; encoded by the coding sequence TTGAAAGCGGCAACACCTCAACTGATCGAATTTCTCAACGCCGTGCGCGCGAGCAAAGACGGGCTGGTGCTCATGGCCGACTGCTTCCTGATCACGACGATGGCCGGGCTGACGCTCGCCTACACGAATATCGAGGTCCCGGTCGTCATCAACGGTCTCGTCTATGTCGCAAACTCGGTCCTGGTCAACGGCCTCAAATACAAGTCCGAGGTCGGACTGAGCGTCGACGAGCAGCAGATTACGATCGAGGCCCTGCCGACTGAAACGGTCGGCGGAATCCCGCTGATGCAGGCCATCCAAAACGGCCTCTTCGACGGCGCCGAAGTTGTGCGCCAGCGCGCCTTCCTAAATTCTTTTGCGCTGATCGACGCCGCGAACCCGATTGGCAGCGTTATCCTGTTCAAGGGCCGCGTCGGCGCGGTCGATAGCATCGGGCGCACCACGGCGCAGATCACCGTCAATTCGGACCTGGTTCTGCTCGACGTCGATATGCCGCGCAACCTCTATTCGCCCAACTGCCAGCACGCCTTGTTTGATTCCGGATGCACCTTGCTCAAGGCCAATTTCACGACAAACGGGAGCGTCGGCGCGGGATCGACATTTTCGGTCATCAATTGGTCCGGCGCGCTGCCGGCGTTCGCGCAGGGCTCGATCGTCTTCTTGAGCGGCCCGAACACCGGGACCACGGCGAACGTCAAGAGCGCAACGAATACGCAACTGGCCCTGTCGTTTCCGCTGCTGAACCAGCCGACGGCCGGCGACACGTTCCAAGTGTCGCAGGGCTGCGACCATTCGTTTTCGACTTGCCAGAACAAATTCAACAATCTGGTCAACTTTCGCGGGTTTCCGTTCGTCCCCCCGCCAAGCTTTGCGCTCTGA